In Aureibaculum algae, the following are encoded in one genomic region:
- a CDS encoding glycoside hydrolase family 2 TIM barrel-domain containing protein translates to MKKTVKISFALAFFLVQVSFSYEQNKQDFGTINFNKNWLFHKDSLPDAEMLDYNDTQWRKLNLPHDWAIEGPFDKKYNARTGGLPVHGVAWYRKHFTVAKNEENKQISIEFDGAMSNAKVWLNGIYIGERPYGYVGFSFDLTEHIQFGKDNIIAVQLAPEDLASRWYSGAGIYRNVRLKIKSAVHIPQWGTKITTPKVVNGVADVAIATKIKNTSAKEVKATLETVIIDANGKLVTNQETPVILKSNSQKEVTQNLVIKNAQLWQMGNSYMYKAISSIKIRNKKIDAFQSDFGVRTIEFDANNGFSLNGKQVELNGVCMHHDQGPLGAAINYRAKERQMQIMQSMGVNALRTSHNPPSPEMLKVCNALGIVVIVEAFDEWKIGKVENGYHKFWEEWHEIDLRDMINRDRNHPSVIMWSIGNEILEQSRPDGWKITKELNDICHEEDPTRPTTIGFNYYPAPFKNKLADYVDVIGMNYWPKRYGEILTQNPNRIVYGSETSSMTSSRGVYHLPIEFNERHETNQVSSYDAIIGPPWAYAPDVEFDAQEAEPKSLGEFIWTGFDYLGEPTPYGGRDNSTNGHWNDDWPSRSSYFAPVDLAGFPKDRYYLYQSQWTTEPMVHVLPHWNWEGKEGQEIPVYSYTNCEEVELFVNGKSFGKKIKGKDFTEIPSEFHDFEKGMYKTKYRLSWAVPYQPGTIKVVGYVNGEIATTKQINTAGVPAKIKLEADRSVINADDEDLSFITVRIEDKEGNLCPNADNLVTFSIAGLGKLAAVGNGDANSLASFQIPERKAFQGLCLLVVKSTEKSGEIHITASSNNLEATKLTVKTTN, encoded by the coding sequence ATGAAAAAAACAGTCAAAATAAGTTTTGCACTTGCCTTTTTTTTGGTGCAAGTATCTTTTAGTTATGAACAAAATAAACAAGATTTTGGCACTATAAATTTTAATAAAAATTGGCTTTTTCATAAAGATTCTCTACCAGATGCCGAAATGTTGGATTATAACGATACGCAATGGCGGAAATTAAATCTACCACATGATTGGGCAATTGAAGGTCCATTTGATAAAAAATATAATGCTCGCACAGGGGGTTTGCCCGTGCATGGCGTAGCTTGGTATAGAAAACATTTTACGGTAGCAAAAAATGAGGAGAATAAACAGATTTCTATAGAGTTTGACGGAGCTATGAGCAATGCAAAGGTTTGGTTAAATGGTATTTATATTGGAGAAAGACCTTATGGATATGTCGGTTTTTCATTTGATTTAACCGAGCATATTCAATTTGGTAAAGACAACATTATAGCTGTTCAATTGGCGCCGGAAGATTTGGCTTCTAGATGGTATTCAGGAGCAGGAATTTATAGAAATGTTCGATTAAAAATAAAGAGCGCTGTACACATTCCGCAATGGGGCACTAAGATAACGACACCAAAAGTTGTCAATGGTGTTGCTGATGTTGCCATAGCTACTAAAATTAAAAACACAAGTGCCAAAGAGGTAAAAGCAACTTTAGAAACGGTAATTATAGATGCAAACGGCAAACTAGTAACGAACCAAGAAACACCAGTAATTTTAAAAAGTAATTCACAAAAAGAAGTTACGCAAAATCTAGTTATTAAAAATGCGCAACTTTGGCAAATGGGTAATTCTTATATGTACAAGGCAATAAGTAGTATCAAGATTAGGAATAAGAAAATAGATGCTTTTCAAAGTGATTTTGGTGTGCGAACCATTGAATTTGATGCAAATAACGGTTTTAGTTTAAATGGGAAGCAGGTTGAATTAAATGGGGTCTGTATGCATCATGATCAAGGTCCGTTAGGTGCTGCAATTAACTATAGAGCCAAAGAACGACAAATGCAAATCATGCAGAGTATGGGTGTAAACGCATTGCGTACAAGCCATAATCCGCCATCGCCAGAGATGCTAAAAGTTTGTAATGCGTTAGGAATAGTAGTTATTGTTGAAGCGTTTGATGAATGGAAAATAGGAAAAGTAGAAAATGGTTATCATAAGTTTTGGGAGGAGTGGCATGAAATTGATCTTCGAGATATGATTAACAGAGATCGCAATCATCCATCTGTAATTATGTGGAGTATTGGTAATGAAATTTTAGAGCAAAGCAGACCAGATGGTTGGAAAATCACGAAAGAGTTAAACGATATTTGTCATGAGGAAGATCCTACAAGACCAACCACCATCGGATTTAATTATTATCCAGCTCCTTTTAAAAATAAGTTGGCAGATTATGTAGATGTGATAGGAATGAATTATTGGCCAAAAAGGTATGGAGAAATTTTAACGCAAAATCCCAATAGAATTGTGTATGGATCTGAAACTTCCTCGATGACAAGTAGTAGAGGAGTATACCATTTACCTATTGAATTTAATGAAAGACATGAAACCAATCAAGTTTCAAGCTATGATGCCATTATAGGGCCACCTTGGGCATATGCGCCTGATGTTGAGTTTGATGCACAAGAAGCCGAACCTAAATCTTTGGGTGAATTTATTTGGACAGGATTTGATTATTTAGGAGAACCAACACCGTATGGTGGTAGAGATAATTCCACAAATGGTCATTGGAATGACGATTGGCCATCACGTTCTTCTTATTTCGCACCGGTAGATTTAGCAGGTTTTCCTAAAGATCGTTATTATTTGTATCAAAGTCAGTGGACTACCGAACCAATGGTGCATGTATTGCCACATTGGAATTGGGAAGGGAAAGAAGGACAAGAAATTCCGGTTTATTCTTATACAAACTGTGAAGAAGTAGAACTTTTTGTGAATGGGAAATCTTTCGGTAAGAAAATAAAAGGAAAGGATTTTACAGAAATTCCTTCAGAGTTTCATGACTTTGAAAAAGGAATGTATAAAACTAAATATCGTCTTTCTTGGGCTGTGCCGTACCAACCAGGAACTATCAAAGTTGTGGGTTATGTAAACGGTGAGATTGCTACTACAAAACAGATTAATACAGCAGGAGTGCCAGCCAAAATAAAATTAGAAGCAGATAGATCTGTTATTAATGCAGATGATGAAGATCTTTCTTTTATAACGGTAAGAATAGAAGATAAGGAAGGAAATTTATGTCCGAATGCTGATAATTTGGTAACATTTTCTATTGCAGGTTTAGGAAAATTGGCGGCAGTAGGTAACGGAGATGCAAATTCTTTAGCATCTTTTCAAATACCAGAAAGAAAAGCTTTTCAAGGTTTGTGTTTATTGGTAGTTAAATCTACTGAGAAATCCGGTGAAATTCATATTACAGCAAGTTCGAATAATTTAGAAGCAACAAAACTCACGGTTAAAACAACGAATTAA
- a CDS encoding arylsulfatase, translating to MTKLTLSKISILFIFLVHITTNNIFSQQKTNVVIVISDDQGYGDIAALGNPYLHTPNLDKLHDKSTCFTNFHVSPTCSPTRGALLTGHYSNRTGAWHTIAGRSIMYADEVTMADIFKSNGYATGLFGKWHLGDNYPYRPQDRGFEEVITHGGGGVQQQSDYWDNDYFDDTYLKNGKPTKFEGYCTDIWFDNAKKFMLDKQKAGKPFLCYISTNAAHSPLFVADKYTQRYKDNPKIPNAAFYGMIENIDENIGKLKDFLTSNHLEENTLLIFLTDNGGADGMSFKNGELVKGYNAGMSGRKGSPLEGGHRVPLFMQYKGGQLKKVNEIEALTAHIDLLPTLIDLLHLKKPKSAHFDGVSLIPLLNGNQKNFENRIIVTDSQREEVAQKWQMSATMMGDWRLIDGDKLYNINSDPAQKTNVATQFPEIKQQLRTGYDTWWKSLQPALKKTAYIPICSKESPKTTLFIHDAHPDDEKQEMPWNQILQREGVVYNGYHTIEILEDATYTFALARWPEEIPAKITEGITKREAIPNTTVFEFPAAAALPIVNAGILIGNQQKELKVDATMKKASISIKLKKGKYKFKSWFETIDGKQFNANYVYVTKQ from the coding sequence ATGACTAAATTAACGCTTTCCAAAATCTCAATTTTGTTTATTTTTCTAGTTCATATAACTACGAATAACATATTCTCACAACAAAAAACGAATGTAGTTATTGTTATTTCAGACGATCAAGGTTATGGAGATATTGCTGCTCTCGGGAATCCTTATTTGCACACTCCGAATCTAGATAAGCTACACGATAAAAGTACATGCTTTACCAATTTTCATGTAAGTCCCACATGTTCTCCAACAAGGGGAGCATTATTAACCGGACATTATTCCAATAGAACAGGAGCTTGGCATACCATTGCTGGTCGATCTATTATGTACGCTGACGAAGTAACCATGGCAGATATTTTTAAGAGCAATGGCTATGCAACCGGACTTTTTGGAAAATGGCATTTAGGCGATAACTACCCTTATCGTCCACAGGATAGAGGATTTGAAGAAGTCATAACGCATGGTGGAGGTGGCGTACAACAGCAATCCGATTATTGGGATAATGATTATTTTGATGATACGTACCTAAAAAATGGAAAACCAACAAAGTTTGAAGGGTACTGTACCGATATTTGGTTTGATAATGCCAAAAAGTTTATGTTAGATAAACAAAAAGCTGGTAAACCATTTCTTTGTTATATTTCGACTAATGCCGCTCATTCTCCGCTATTTGTAGCTGATAAATATACACAACGCTATAAAGACAATCCTAAAATTCCAAATGCGGCCTTTTATGGTATGATTGAAAATATTGATGAAAATATAGGAAAGTTAAAAGACTTTCTAACTTCTAACCATTTAGAAGAAAATACCTTGCTTATTTTTTTAACAGATAATGGTGGAGCAGATGGAATGTCGTTTAAAAACGGAGAATTAGTAAAAGGATATAATGCAGGTATGTCTGGTAGAAAAGGAAGTCCGTTAGAAGGTGGTCATCGTGTGCCGCTTTTTATGCAGTATAAAGGAGGGCAATTGAAAAAAGTAAATGAGATAGAAGCGCTTACCGCACATATTGATCTCTTACCAACTTTAATAGACTTATTGCATTTAAAAAAGCCAAAATCTGCACATTTTGATGGTGTCAGCTTGATTCCTTTATTAAACGGTAACCAGAAGAATTTTGAAAATAGAATTATTGTAACAGATTCACAGCGGGAAGAAGTTGCTCAAAAATGGCAAATGTCGGCTACCATGATGGGAGATTGGAGATTGATAGATGGAGATAAGTTGTATAATATTAATAGCGATCCTGCTCAAAAAACAAATGTTGCAACACAATTTCCTGAAATTAAACAGCAATTGAGAACGGGTTATGATACCTGGTGGAAAAGTTTACAACCAGCTTTAAAGAAAACAGCGTATATTCCTATTTGTTCAAAAGAAAGTCCGAAAACCACCTTATTTATCCATGATGCACATCCCGATGATGAGAAGCAAGAAATGCCTTGGAATCAAATTCTACAAAGAGAAGGTGTGGTGTACAATGGTTATCATACCATTGAAATTTTAGAAGATGCTACCTACACTTTTGCGCTTGCTCGTTGGCCGGAAGAAATCCCTGCAAAGATAACCGAGGGTATTACAAAAAGAGAAGCCATTCCAAATACTACTGTTTTTGAGTTTCCCGCTGCTGCAGCTTTACCAATTGTAAATGCAGGAATTTTAATTGGTAATCAACAAAAAGAATTAAAAGTGGATGCTACTATGAAAAAAGCTAGTATCAGCATTAAGCTAAAAAAAGGAAAATACAAATTTAAATCTTGGTTTGAAACAATAGATGGAAAGCAGTTCAATGCTAATTATGTATATGTTACAAAACAATAA